A genomic stretch from Phycisphaerae bacterium includes:
- a CDS encoding glycosyl hydrolase produces MTLADELKILRPEFMAAPFWFWNDVMDPQEVRRQIAEMSRQNIGGFFMHARMGRVTPYMSQEWMTAIKAAVDEARQRGMFAWIYDEDGWPSGFGGGAVNALGEEYLQQYATAEIIPCNGSIGTKLERPKCIIAAYATGRKVNGFSDCQRLDPADLPGSWSRLPPTCRERLVIFRRELHNYRRHFSPEAWADGYVDVLNPKVTRAFIQNIYEAYRREIGKEFGRNVPGVFTDEPSYHELGWSEPVVRLPMSPVLEREFEKRYGAPLLDNLMTIAFGGPDAIRARWCFYSCLARLFSRNYTRILAEWCARHKMVFTGHYLLEEHPRCATHVIGDPMLHYYYQQYPGIDHLGKDLDLKDFWSSARVLVKQASSIAHQFDKPRVMCETFAGGGWRFGIREQKWMADWQYAMGLNLVCQHAFHYSLRGFRKRDYPPSLSFQQPWWPFSKDLGAHFARLGYLLTRGKRVVNVLVMHPIESFFATHEPGGYPWPNDPMNEALKKLVECLLAYQIDFDFGNEVLLKQHGRVQGAGLKLGSGTYDAVIIPHSLTWRKSTVTMLRKFASSGGRLYYVEPAPTHLEGEPTDAYGSLLDEAMSLGHWQAPEFRQCISDLVGPVAKRACRVLGNDPHNRDIMVMHRRAEGQHIFFLASGAKTAHTSCVIFDVPGIPMLVNTVSGHLSPLPHTRENDECRIELSFDFAKSHAILFKRGRRVPAPAKETQVFQKTLCCHGDQLPYQMDRDNPFILDAGELFIDGRSAGLMSTLDAEQALARHGNAPQAFMRFTATSELKVGGAELLLETPENFEIRIDDRKIPVPAQPAWLIDPCLRRIPIPGGLKAGTNTIEIHFRWQPGLEIEPMYLLGRFGTYVEGDKCRIGPLPKKLAVGSWHDQGLAFYAGIITYTLDVNADTRADRWELRCPEFHSAVRVSVNGVDAGHILWAPYTLDITSHVRRGRNQISLHVANCLRNFFGPHHMGNEDEIDCLGPHNFFNTRHRVPEYRLKPAGLLGEVVLTGYRTDR; encoded by the coding sequence TTGACGCTGGCGGACGAGTTGAAAATACTGCGGCCAGAGTTCATGGCCGCCCCGTTCTGGTTCTGGAATGACGTGATGGACCCCCAAGAGGTCCGGCGCCAGATTGCCGAGATGTCGCGCCAGAACATCGGCGGTTTCTTCATGCATGCCCGGATGGGCCGCGTCACCCCCTATATGTCCCAGGAATGGATGACGGCAATCAAGGCCGCCGTGGATGAGGCCCGGCAACGGGGCATGTTCGCCTGGATTTACGACGAGGATGGCTGGCCGAGCGGCTTTGGCGGCGGTGCGGTCAATGCACTGGGCGAGGAGTACCTCCAGCAGTACGCCACCGCCGAAATCATCCCCTGCAACGGATCCATCGGCACAAAACTGGAGCGACCAAAATGCATCATCGCCGCCTACGCCACGGGCAGAAAAGTCAATGGCTTCAGCGATTGCCAGCGGCTTGATCCCGCGGACCTGCCCGGGAGCTGGTCGCGGTTGCCGCCCACCTGCCGCGAGAGACTTGTGATCTTTCGCCGGGAGTTGCACAACTACCGCCGCCATTTCTCGCCCGAGGCGTGGGCCGACGGCTACGTGGACGTGCTGAACCCCAAGGTAACCCGCGCCTTCATCCAAAACATCTATGAGGCCTACCGGCGCGAAATTGGAAAAGAGTTCGGCAGGAACGTTCCCGGCGTATTTACCGATGAACCCTCATACCATGAACTCGGTTGGAGCGAACCGGTCGTACGGCTGCCCATGTCGCCGGTCCTGGAGAGGGAGTTCGAGAAGCGGTATGGCGCTCCCCTTCTGGATAATCTGATGACCATCGCGTTCGGCGGGCCCGACGCCATCCGCGCCCGATGGTGCTTCTACTCCTGTCTCGCGAGGCTGTTCTCGCGGAATTACACCCGGATCCTCGCCGAATGGTGCGCGCGACACAAGATGGTCTTCACCGGCCACTACCTGCTGGAAGAACATCCCCGTTGCGCGACCCACGTGATCGGCGACCCGATGCTGCACTACTACTATCAGCAGTATCCCGGCATCGACCATCTGGGCAAAGACCTTGACTTGAAGGACTTTTGGTCGTCGGCGAGGGTGCTCGTCAAACAGGCATCGAGCATCGCCCACCAGTTCGACAAGCCTCGCGTGATGTGCGAGACCTTCGCCGGCGGGGGATGGCGCTTCGGCATTCGCGAACAGAAATGGATGGCCGACTGGCAGTACGCCATGGGACTGAACCTGGTCTGCCAGCATGCTTTTCACTATTCCCTGCGGGGTTTTCGGAAACGCGACTATCCGCCGAGCCTTTCGTTCCAGCAACCTTGGTGGCCGTTCAGCAAGGATCTTGGCGCCCATTTCGCCCGGCTGGGCTACTTGCTGACCCGGGGAAAACGGGTCGTAAACGTCCTGGTCATGCACCCTATCGAGAGCTTCTTTGCGACCCACGAGCCCGGCGGGTACCCGTGGCCCAATGACCCAATGAATGAAGCCTTGAAAAAGCTGGTCGAATGCCTGCTGGCCTACCAGATCGACTTTGATTTTGGAAACGAGGTCCTCCTGAAACAGCATGGCCGGGTCCAAGGCGCCGGCCTCAAACTGGGCTCTGGCACTTATGACGCAGTCATCATCCCCCACAGCCTGACGTGGCGCAAGTCCACCGTGACAATGCTGCGGAAGTTCGCGTCCTCCGGAGGGCGATTGTACTACGTGGAACCCGCCCCGACGCACCTGGAAGGTGAGCCCACCGACGCCTACGGGTCGTTGCTGGACGAAGCGATGAGCCTGGGCCATTGGCAGGCACCGGAATTCCGGCAGTGCATCTCCGATCTGGTCGGACCGGTGGCCAAAAGGGCCTGTCGCGTGTTGGGCAACGATCCGCACAACCGTGATATCATGGTCATGCACCGGCGAGCCGAAGGACAGCATATCTTCTTTTTGGCCAGCGGGGCCAAAACCGCTCACACGTCCTGCGTCATCTTCGACGTACCCGGCATACCAATGCTGGTCAACACAGTGAGCGGGCATCTGTCGCCTCTACCGCACACCCGCGAGAACGACGAGTGCCGCATCGAGTTATCATTCGATTTCGCCAAGTCTCATGCCATTCTCTTCAAGCGCGGCCGTCGCGTTCCTGCACCCGCAAAGGAAACCCAGGTTTTCCAGAAGACGCTCTGTTGTCACGGCGACCAGTTGCCTTATCAGATGGACCGCGATAACCCCTTCATTCTGGACGCAGGCGAGTTGTTCATCGACGGGCGTTCGGCGGGACTCATGTCAACACTTGATGCCGAGCAGGCTCTGGCCCGGCACGGCAACGCTCCGCAAGCGTTCATGCGATTCACCGCCACGAGCGAACTGAAAGTCGGCGGTGCCGAGTTGCTTCTTGAAACGCCGGAAAACTTCGAAATCAGGATTGACGACCGGAAGATCCCGGTGCCGGCGCAACCGGCCTGGCTCATTGACCCGTGCCTGCGCAGGATCCCGATTCCCGGCGGTCTCAAGGCGGGCACAAACACCATTGAGATCCACTTCCGGTGGCAGCCGGGCCTGGAAATCGAGCCCATGTATCTGCTCGGCCGATTCGGTACCTACGTGGAAGGCGACAAGTGTCGGATTGGCCCGCTGCCGAAAAAACTGGCAGTCGGCTCGTGGCACGATCAGGGTCTGGCCTTCTATGCGGGCATCATCACTTACACACTCGATGTCAATGCAGATACTCGGGCAGATCGCTGGGAACTGCGATGCCCTGAGTTCCACAGCGCCGTCCGCGTGTCTGTCAACGGCGTCGATGCCGGCCATATACTGTGGGCCCCCTACACGCTCGATATCACCTCCCACGTCCGTCGGGGCCGGAACCAGATCAGCCTGCACGTGGCCAACTGCCTGCGGAACTTTTTCGGCCCACACCACATGGGCAACGAGGACGAGATCGACTGCCTCGGTCCGCACAATTTCTTCAACACCAGGCACCGCGTGCCCGAATACCGCCTCAAGCCGGCCGGCCTGCTCGGAGAGGTCGTCCTTACCGGCTACCGCACGGACCGCTAG
- a CDS encoding class I SAM-dependent methyltransferase, translating to MARRRRSDNQRYHDRVAGRYESIYDDAYWQWHDALTWGHLKRFIPRDLISPVADLGCGSGKWGRRLLKSGYRVTFVDLSAKMLDEARRQVEEMGATAKAEFVQADLADLSALPEGHFGLAMAMGEPIGLTESPQQAMRQIARCLASGGVLVATLDNRVPCLDYYLERGDREGLEQFIRSGRTHWLTRDPSEQFEIHTFEPKSIERLVADAGLEMLDMIGKTVLPMRRHRELIEDADERRRWARIEQRLAGDPANFGRCAHLQFAARKP from the coding sequence ATGGCTCGACGGCGACGCTCTGACAACCAGCGCTACCACGACCGCGTCGCGGGACGATACGAGTCCATCTACGACGACGCGTACTGGCAATGGCACGACGCCTTGACGTGGGGGCACCTCAAGCGATTCATTCCCAGAGATCTCATCTCTCCCGTCGCCGACCTGGGTTGCGGCTCGGGCAAATGGGGCCGACGTCTTCTCAAGAGCGGCTACCGGGTCACGTTTGTCGATCTGTCGGCCAAGATGCTCGATGAGGCCCGGCGACAGGTTGAAGAAATGGGGGCGACCGCCAAGGCGGAGTTTGTCCAGGCCGATCTGGCAGACCTGTCGGCCCTGCCCGAGGGACATTTTGGGTTAGCGATGGCTATGGGCGAACCGATCGGACTGACCGAGTCGCCTCAGCAGGCCATGAGACAGATCGCCCGCTGTCTGGCAAGCGGCGGCGTGCTGGTTGCCACGCTCGACAACCGCGTGCCCTGCTTGGATTACTACCTTGAACGAGGCGACCGCGAGGGATTGGAGCAGTTCATTCGCAGCGGACGCACTCACTGGTTGACTCGCGATCCCTCAGAGCAATTCGAGATTCACACCTTCGAACCCAAAAGCATCGAGCGACTGGTCGCCGATGCGGGTCTGGAGATGCTGGACATGATCGGCAAGACGGTGCTGCCGATGAGACGCCACCGGGAGCTGATCGAGGATGCGGACGAGCGACGCCGTTGGGCCAGGATCGAACAGCGTCTGGCCGGCGACCCGGCCAATTTCGGCCGTTGCGCACATCTGCAGTTCGCGGCGCGCAAGCCCTGA
- the uvrA gene encoding excinuclease ABC subunit UvrA: protein MGRPVISVRGAREHNLRNVSLDLPRNRLICFTGVSGSGKSSLAFDTLYAEGQRRYIESLSAYARQFLGTLAKPDVDQITGLSPAIAIQQKTSGWNPRSTVGTVTGIYDFLRVLYARLGRQHCPQCGDPITAQTSEAIVGRILSTQAGSRVLILAPVVRGQKGEHVELLEDLRRRGYVRARIDGRVVHLDRAPALGRHNRHDIEVVVDRLAVGHEVRARLAEAVENALALGNGTLIVAPAEPESSASAPSEAGGLLGELLLSSKYACAKCGTGFDTPSPQLFSFNSPTGMCLTCDGMGAIYDFDPELLVPDPSLSFFDPCIAPMRKRPGRWRRHIYEGVAKHVGFDIRLPWGRLPQRARDALLYGTGDEHITFEWRYRGGVWKHGGTFEGVIAELRSWYRKAKAGFACAYYEKYMSRKPCPDCRGARLNAQARHVLVGGKALHELCAMSVLQVREFFDTLHLDPTERLIAAEVLKEVGGRLSFLSNVGLDYLTLDRPAPTLSGGEAQRIRLAGQIGCGLVGVLYVLDEPSIGLHPRDNRRLLASLERLRDMGNTVVVVEHDEETMRTADLIVDFGPGPGVRGGEVVATGTIDEMAANEKSLTGAYLAGRRSIEVPKQRRPVDVETMRKVTRGREDQKP from the coding sequence ATGGGTCGGCCGGTCATATCTGTGCGGGGTGCGCGGGAGCATAACCTGCGGAACGTCTCTTTGGATCTGCCGCGAAACCGGTTGATCTGCTTCACCGGGGTCTCCGGAAGCGGCAAAAGCAGCCTTGCCTTTGACACCTTGTACGCCGAGGGCCAGCGCCGCTACATCGAATCGCTCAGCGCTTACGCACGCCAGTTTCTGGGGACCCTGGCCAAGCCGGACGTGGACCAGATTACCGGGTTGAGCCCGGCGATTGCCATCCAGCAGAAGACGTCGGGCTGGAATCCTCGCAGCACCGTGGGGACGGTGACCGGCATCTATGATTTTCTCAGAGTCTTGTATGCCAGACTCGGCCGTCAACACTGTCCCCAATGCGGAGACCCAATCACCGCCCAGACCTCCGAGGCCATTGTCGGGCGCATCCTGAGTACGCAGGCCGGATCGCGCGTGTTGATTCTTGCTCCGGTGGTGCGAGGGCAGAAAGGCGAGCACGTTGAGCTTCTGGAGGATCTCCGCAGGCGAGGCTATGTCCGAGCGCGGATCGACGGGAGGGTGGTTCACCTGGACCGGGCACCTGCACTCGGGCGTCATAATCGGCACGACATCGAGGTCGTTGTCGACCGACTGGCAGTCGGCCACGAGGTACGGGCTCGCCTCGCGGAAGCTGTTGAAAACGCGCTCGCCCTGGGCAACGGCACACTCATTGTGGCTCCGGCGGAGCCCGAGTCGTCGGCATCTGCGCCAAGCGAAGCCGGCGGCCTGCTTGGGGAGCTGCTGTTGTCCTCCAAGTATGCTTGCGCCAAGTGCGGAACCGGTTTCGACACGCCGTCGCCCCAGTTGTTCAGTTTCAATTCGCCGACGGGCATGTGTCTGACCTGCGACGGGATGGGCGCGATCTACGATTTTGATCCGGAACTTCTGGTTCCGGACCCGTCCCTGAGTTTTTTTGATCCCTGCATTGCGCCGATGCGAAAACGTCCCGGCCGTTGGCGGCGGCACATCTACGAAGGGGTCGCCAAACACGTGGGGTTCGACATTCGGCTGCCCTGGGGCCGCCTACCACAACGGGCCCGTGATGCCTTGCTCTACGGCACCGGCGACGAGCACATCACCTTCGAGTGGCGGTATCGCGGCGGCGTGTGGAAACATGGCGGCACTTTCGAAGGGGTGATCGCCGAGCTGCGCTCCTGGTACCGCAAGGCCAAAGCCGGTTTTGCTTGCGCCTATTACGAGAAGTACATGAGTCGCAAGCCATGTCCCGACTGCCGGGGCGCCCGCCTCAATGCCCAGGCGCGGCATGTCCTGGTCGGCGGGAAGGCCCTTCATGAATTGTGCGCCATGTCGGTGCTCCAGGTGCGAGAATTCTTCGACACGTTGCACCTTGACCCGACCGAGCGGCTGATTGCCGCCGAGGTGTTGAAGGAGGTGGGCGGGCGGCTCTCGTTCTTGTCGAATGTGGGTCTTGACTATCTGACGCTTGATCGCCCGGCGCCGACGCTTTCGGGCGGCGAGGCCCAGCGGATTCGCCTGGCTGGTCAGATCGGCTGCGGCCTGGTGGGCGTGCTTTACGTTCTTGACGAGCCGTCGATCGGACTGCATCCGCGCGACAACCGGCGGCTCCTGGCCAGCCTCGAACGATTGCGGGACATGGGCAACACCGTCGTGGTCGTCGAGCATGACGAGGAGACGATGCGAACCGCCGACCTGATCGTTGATTTCGGCCCGGGACCGGGGGTTCGCGGCGGGGAGGTGGTGGCCACGGGCACGATTGACGAGATGGCGGCAAATGAGAAGTCACTCACGGGCGCGTACTTGGCAGGCCGGCGGAGTATCGAGGTGCCGAAGCAGCGACGGCCCGTGGATGTCGAGACGATGCGCAAGGTGACTCGTGGCAGAGAGGACCAGAAACCATGA
- a CDS encoding sigma-70 family RNA polymerase sigma factor: MELPDAEAVKLAARGDADAFMTLVERYRAPLIAYVHGKTRRRDEAEDLAQEVFCKAWQHLPGLRDPAAFPGWLFRMAHNAILTAARQPRPAQLEDDPADSSPAGNENSVEVHAAVAALSEEFRITVSLRHFSGMSTDEVARTLGIPPGTVRSRLSRAYAQLRRRLISRVEV, translated from the coding sequence GTGGAATTGCCCGACGCGGAAGCGGTCAAGCTGGCGGCCAGGGGTGATGCCGACGCCTTCATGACGTTGGTCGAACGATACCGCGCGCCACTGATCGCCTATGTCCACGGCAAGACCCGGCGGCGCGATGAGGCCGAGGATCTAGCCCAGGAGGTCTTCTGCAAGGCATGGCAGCACCTGCCCGGGCTGAGGGACCCGGCGGCGTTTCCGGGGTGGCTGTTCAGGATGGCCCACAACGCGATCCTGACGGCGGCCCGGCAGCCACGGCCGGCACAGCTTGAAGACGATCCTGCGGACAGCAGCCCTGCCGGCAATGAGAACAGCGTCGAGGTTCACGCGGCCGTCGCGGCTTTGTCGGAGGAGTTCCGGATCACGGTTTCGCTCCGGCATTTTTCGGGGATGAGTACGGATGAGGTGGCCAGAACACTGGGAATTCCGCCTGGGACCGTGCGAAGCCGATTGTCGCGGGCGTATGCTCAGCTTCGCCGGCGGCTCATCTCGCGTGTGGAGGTCTGA